The Leptospira koniambonensis genome window below encodes:
- a CDS encoding YncE family protein — MRSVSYIILACLVIFFSFCGDIERPPLYTLFLTPDLPNNIGVVTTDFASGGRFKVLNPELLLSYPGLTPIHSDAVARFGNGKVYILNRLNRDSVQVLDPDFGFQTVAEWSMGSGTNPADIAIAGQNKAYISLYGSRILKIIHPSTGASLGQIDLGGYSEPSAIPDNLPEMSGMQIVGTSLFIVLQRLDRNDPSGYFPPGAWGSLLLEIDTVTDSIISAYTFPVPNPVGKPQILELFGETHIVFAAANRMGFLSQIDGGVVAFRLSSRTFRSGFLFPETEAGGDILGVQIKNEQLGYASVLDASFNKTLQVFNPSTGQKLASLLFIPSSYDASLTTILLGDDQILYVSNTQFTQPGVTMFDTNDNRLLTPAPISVDLQPFDLIQLKE, encoded by the coding sequence ATGAGATCTGTATCGTATATCATCCTTGCCTGCTTAGTTATCTTCTTTTCCTTCTGTGGAGATATAGAAAGGCCACCTTTATATACTTTATTCTTAACCCCAGATCTTCCAAATAATATTGGAGTAGTTACCACTGATTTTGCAAGCGGTGGTAGGTTTAAAGTTTTAAATCCTGAACTTCTTCTTTCTTATCCCGGACTGACGCCTATTCATTCTGACGCAGTGGCAAGATTCGGGAATGGTAAAGTATATATTCTAAATCGTTTAAATAGAGATAGTGTGCAGGTCTTGGATCCAGATTTCGGATTCCAAACCGTTGCTGAATGGTCCATGGGTTCCGGGACAAATCCTGCAGATATAGCGATTGCTGGCCAAAACAAGGCTTATATATCACTTTATGGATCTAGAATATTAAAAATAATTCATCCTTCGACTGGGGCAAGTCTTGGCCAGATTGATTTGGGAGGATATTCTGAGCCCAGTGCCATCCCTGATAATCTTCCTGAAATGTCTGGAATGCAAATTGTAGGAACAAGTCTTTTTATAGTATTACAACGTTTAGATAGAAACGACCCAAGCGGATATTTTCCACCCGGAGCCTGGGGATCCCTGCTTTTAGAAATAGATACTGTAACAGATTCTATTATTTCTGCTTATACATTCCCAGTTCCGAATCCGGTTGGCAAACCGCAGATATTGGAACTTTTCGGAGAGACTCATATAGTTTTTGCTGCAGCAAATAGAATGGGTTTTTTAAGCCAGATTGACGGCGGAGTAGTGGCATTTCGACTTTCTTCTCGGACTTTTCGATCCGGTTTTTTATTTCCGGAAACTGAAGCTGGAGGGGATATACTCGGAGTCCAGATCAAAAACGAACAACTGGGTTATGCTAGCGTTCTGGATGCTTCTTTTAATAAAACATTACAAGTATTTAATCCAAGCACAGGGCAGAAGTTGGCGAGTTTACTTTTTATTCCTTCTTCTTATGACGCGAGTCTCACCACAATTTTACTTGGGGACGATCAAATTCTTTACGTTTCCAATACACAGTTTACTCAACCGGGAGTTACGATGTTCGATACCAATGATAATCGACTTTTAACTCCCGCTCCGATCTCGGTGGACCTCCAACCTTTCGACTTGATACAGCTCAAAGAATAA
- a CDS encoding ankyrin repeat domain-containing protein, translating into MSDMFQMIAAGHKAQVIYSLRENPDLASKQNPEGITPVLFALYYGKEDIINSYLTLGIPLNLFEAAALGNEDRVKELVNSNSSIVRSYSPDGWTPLHLASHFGRLSIIQFLLEKGADIHAKSKSKLSIGNTALHSAVASWRADAVALLLEHGADPNFTQDGGFSPLHIAASRQGNEEIVSLLLKKGANPDLKTEDGKTAREIAAERGVAFSA; encoded by the coding sequence ATTTCCGATATGTTCCAAATGATTGCCGCTGGCCATAAGGCCCAGGTTATTTATTCTTTAAGAGAAAATCCGGACCTAGCCTCCAAACAAAATCCGGAAGGGATTACTCCCGTACTATTTGCTCTCTATTATGGCAAAGAAGATATAATCAATTCTTATCTTACCCTAGGAATTCCTTTGAATCTATTCGAAGCGGCGGCATTGGGGAATGAAGATAGAGTCAAAGAGCTTGTAAATTCCAATTCGAGTATTGTCCGTTCTTATAGTCCCGATGGTTGGACACCTTTACATCTAGCATCTCATTTCGGAAGACTTTCCATTATTCAATTTTTATTGGAGAAGGGAGCAGACATACACGCTAAATCCAAAAGTAAATTATCGATCGGTAATACTGCATTACATTCTGCTGTTGCTTCTTGGAGAGCAGATGCGGTTGCATTACTTTTAGAGCATGGTGCAGATCCGAACTTCACTCAAGATGGTGGATTTTCTCCTTTGCATATTGCCGCTTCCAGACAAGGGAATGAAGAGATTGTTTCTTTATTATTGAAGAAGGGAGCAAATCCGGATCTTAAAACGGAAGATGGTAAAACTGCAAGAGAGATCGCGGCGGAAAGGGGAGTCGCTTTTAGCGCTTAA
- a CDS encoding tetratricopeptide repeat protein translates to MRVVTWKSAIVRISIFSILIISPLFLLSEEEPIENRWIQEGNILLESKQYEEASILANSILGSDPSNVKAEFILTQAWIGMGREERKKGNFLKAKEYLEKAYRKWPLNESIRNEIAELNEAPLKNKKSTAPSGNNSRTQNVSNKNTEELALSINLLRIEIEKLKGELEIERINESANVNRFYWIYLLLGIQIVALFGIFKKIKR, encoded by the coding sequence ATGAGAGTTGTAACTTGGAAATCTGCAATTGTTAGAATATCAATCTTCTCTATTCTAATCATCTCTCCTTTATTCTTATTATCAGAAGAAGAGCCAATCGAAAACAGATGGATCCAAGAAGGTAATATTCTATTAGAATCAAAACAATATGAAGAAGCCTCTATATTAGCAAATTCTATTTTAGGATCAGATCCATCTAACGTTAAGGCGGAATTTATTTTGACTCAGGCCTGGATCGGAATGGGCAGAGAAGAAAGGAAAAAAGGAAATTTCCTAAAGGCAAAGGAATATTTAGAAAAAGCCTATAGGAAATGGCCTTTGAATGAAAGTATTCGAAACGAAATTGCGGAGTTGAATGAAGCGCCTCTTAAAAACAAAAAATCAACCGCACCTTCTGGAAATAATTCCCGCACACAAAACGTATCCAACAAAAACACAGAAGAACTCGCTCTCAGTATCAACCTTCTTCGGATAGAAATTGAAAAACTAAAAGGTGAATTGGAAATAGAACGAATAAATGAGAGCGCAAACGTAAATAGATTTTATTGGATTTATCTGCTTTTAGGCATACAAATTGTAGCCTTATTCGGAATTTTTAAAAAAATTAAGCGCTAA
- a CDS encoding Kelch repeat-containing protein, translated as MKIVYSVFIILFLSPHFFFCATSGLSEILGEESARAEFAFVAKLGPDSAILSWNCSKASKGTMYTSDGIIPSVQTSKTHFLEWKYLTPNTSYRLILTCGSQKLEEGSILEFTTWISNDPPKTRGIWILGGIGNDGLPIKEVDLFDPVTDNWYSSITNIPTPRIFASILHHKNKIYVIGGMENVSGTYVSSSKVEVYDPYSDIWETKFSLPSGSIGAVAGSVGDEIYILSGSNSTDMTNGPVFNTILKFYPELGISGQWISFSSASTIFSRVDMSGCAINGVIFYTGGRTYNNGSANSSTDGFAASANTTTSFSEPSLGESKHGAAGVCILPSSHDPFPADGVYFAVIGGSTGSGNVFQPATSIIPTNRTEFYQLGSGSFSLGPSLPTSLYFPAVQTSYETRKIFSFGGASSINIPEDTIYSLDSGNPLGSAWVTHTSTMPRRRYAHKAIRIDR; from the coding sequence ATGAAAATAGTATATTCTGTTTTTATAATTCTATTTCTATCTCCACATTTTTTCTTTTGTGCCACTTCCGGTTTGTCTGAAATTTTAGGGGAAGAATCCGCCAGAGCAGAATTTGCATTTGTTGCCAAATTAGGTCCTGACTCAGCTATTCTTTCCTGGAATTGTTCAAAGGCCTCTAAAGGTACAATGTATACAAGCGATGGCATAATTCCGAGTGTCCAAACTTCTAAAACTCATTTTTTAGAATGGAAATATTTGACCCCGAATACTTCCTACAGGTTAATCCTGACCTGTGGATCTCAAAAGTTAGAAGAAGGTAGTATTTTAGAATTTACGACTTGGATCTCGAATGATCCTCCTAAAACTAGAGGAATTTGGATCTTAGGTGGAATTGGAAATGATGGACTTCCTATCAAAGAAGTGGATCTATTCGATCCTGTAACAGATAACTGGTATTCTTCTATTACAAACATTCCAACTCCAAGGATTTTCGCTTCGATCCTTCATCATAAAAACAAAATATACGTGATTGGAGGAATGGAAAATGTTTCAGGGACCTATGTTTCTTCATCCAAGGTAGAAGTCTATGATCCTTATTCTGATATTTGGGAAACAAAGTTTTCTCTACCTTCCGGATCAATCGGCGCAGTGGCGGGTTCTGTTGGCGATGAGATTTATATTCTTTCCGGTTCTAATTCCACAGATATGACAAATGGACCAGTATTTAATACGATCTTAAAGTTCTATCCGGAACTTGGAATTAGTGGTCAATGGATCTCTTTTTCTTCCGCATCTACAATATTCAGTAGAGTGGATATGTCTGGTTGTGCAATCAATGGTGTTATTTTTTATACTGGTGGTAGGACCTACAACAACGGAAGTGCAAACTCAAGCACGGATGGTTTTGCTGCTTCTGCAAATACTACCACTTCTTTCAGCGAACCTAGTTTAGGAGAATCTAAACATGGAGCAGCAGGAGTTTGTATTTTACCTTCTTCCCATGATCCTTTTCCGGCTGATGGAGTCTATTTTGCAGTTATAGGAGGTTCAACAGGTTCAGGAAATGTGTTCCAACCAGCAACTTCTATCATTCCTACAAATAGAACTGAATTTTACCAATTAGGTTCAGGGTCCTTTTCTTTGGGTCCAAGTCTTCCTACTTCTTTATATTTTCCTGCAGTCCAAACGTCTTACGAGACTCGAAAAATTTTTTCCTTTGGAGGAGCTTCTTCCATTAATATTCCAGAAGATACTATATATTCTTTGGATTCTGGAAATCCATTGGGTTCTGCTTGGGTAACTCATACTTCAACTATGCCAAGAAGAAGATATGCTCATAAAGCGATTCGGATCGACAGATGA
- a CDS encoding LA_3334 family protein: MFKKFVFVFYGIFFLPSYLFAAEILFKNGDAFIAEEVSEEPEFILFSWKEKKYKIPRLELQRIDPRKKGPDSSYRYSEFRLTDGTQLKGILIEKKEDKLILKTELGFVELDRTKILSHNFDEISSEPPTLPENYLLETSKQKDWRIGFFGSGYYSWGPWAEAFPVTYGGGAFLERDTNSKFWLYGVSSEATFGKGNNGNLNIWSQSVYLGKYYGYSSPYWLAGAGFSNMIRTGDEKISAINPDLIFEFGWNWQTESRSSIRIGFRSQCSIEEGTNFCRSGLRFSWGFAI, translated from the coding sequence ATGTTTAAAAAGTTTGTATTTGTTTTTTACGGGATCTTCTTCCTTCCCTCCTATCTTTTCGCTGCCGAAATATTATTCAAGAATGGGGATGCTTTTATCGCGGAAGAAGTTTCGGAAGAACCAGAGTTCATTCTTTTTTCCTGGAAGGAGAAAAAATACAAAATCCCCAGGTTGGAACTCCAACGAATTGATCCAAGGAAGAAGGGACCGGATTCTTCCTATCGTTATTCTGAATTCAGACTAACGGATGGGACCCAACTCAAAGGGATCTTGATCGAAAAGAAAGAGGATAAACTCATCTTAAAAACAGAACTCGGCTTCGTTGAGTTAGATAGAACCAAAATTCTTTCTCATAATTTTGATGAGATATCTTCAGAGCCGCCTACTCTTCCAGAAAATTATCTATTAGAAACTTCTAAACAAAAAGATTGGAGGATCGGATTTTTCGGATCTGGATACTATTCCTGGGGACCATGGGCAGAAGCATTTCCAGTCACATATGGAGGAGGTGCATTTTTAGAAAGAGATACAAACTCTAAATTTTGGCTTTATGGAGTTTCTTCTGAGGCAACCTTCGGAAAAGGGAATAACGGAAATCTAAACATATGGAGCCAATCTGTTTATCTTGGTAAGTATTACGGATATTCTTCTCCCTATTGGTTAGCAGGAGCAGGTTTTAGCAATATGATACGAACTGGAGATGAAAAGATCTCCGCTATCAACCCTGATTTGATCTTTGAATTTGGCTGGAATTGGCAGACTGAATCCAGGTCTTCCATCCGAATAGGTTTCCGTTCTCAATGTAGTATAGAAGAAGGAACAAATTTTTGCAGATCAGGCCTTCGATTTTCCTGGGGGTTTGCAATATGA